The Sphingobacterium bambusae genome includes a window with the following:
- a CDS encoding BT_3987 domain-containing protein, with the protein MKNIVRSIYKHRLLCVAALALTTGASSCTKDVVYEVENEGTIYMAQAYDNEARVNLFVIDTLQDINFGGSYGGIHHPQADIPLEFQVDQSLIASYNQQHGTEFQPFPESSYTISGLQTIIRKGKADSDPLKIVVDAGELEMGTPYMIPVKLISAAGSPINDNLAISYFRIDSLVRRERDVTGQATLAVSHENNGGSGANEGSRKLVDNNTGTKYLTQNYASGMWFQLTFPAAKALGAYTFTSGNDADTRDPKTWRLEASNNGTDWTVLDTRTDIVFSGRTQTRRFEFENTTPYTRYRIVVVANNGATIFQMSEWRMIEFY; encoded by the coding sequence ATGAAAAATATAGTTAGATCAATATATAAACATCGACTTCTCTGCGTCGCGGCACTAGCTTTGACCACAGGAGCAAGCTCCTGCACAAAGGACGTTGTCTACGAAGTAGAAAACGAAGGTACAATCTATATGGCACAGGCCTATGATAATGAAGCTCGCGTGAACCTTTTTGTTATCGACACCTTACAGGATATCAATTTCGGTGGATCATACGGAGGCATACATCATCCGCAGGCAGACATTCCATTAGAGTTCCAAGTGGATCAAAGTTTAATCGCTTCGTACAACCAACAGCATGGTACGGAATTCCAGCCTTTTCCAGAGAGCTCCTACACCATTTCCGGATTGCAAACCATTATCAGAAAAGGAAAGGCAGATTCAGATCCGCTCAAGATCGTTGTTGATGCAGGCGAACTTGAGATGGGCACCCCTTACATGATACCCGTTAAATTGATCAGTGCCGCCGGGAGCCCTATAAACGACAACTTGGCAATTTCGTACTTCCGGATCGACTCGCTTGTGCGCCGAGAACGCGATGTAACAGGGCAGGCAACTCTTGCTGTAAGCCACGAGAACAATGGTGGATCGGGTGCTAATGAAGGATCGCGGAAGTTGGTGGACAACAACACGGGAACGAAATACCTTACCCAGAACTACGCGTCGGGGATGTGGTTCCAGTTAACCTTCCCTGCAGCCAAGGCATTGGGGGCCTACACCTTCACCTCTGGAAATGATGCCGACACTCGGGATCCTAAAACATGGAGATTGGAAGCGTCCAACAACGGAACAGACTGGACTGTGCTCGACACGAGAACGGATATTGTATTCAGTGGACGCACCCAGACAAGAAGATTCGAGTTCGAGAATACCACTCCTTATACAAGGTACCGCATCGTGGTGGTCGCGAACAATGGAGCGACGATCTTCCAGATGAGCGAATGGAGGATGATTGAATTCTATTAA
- a CDS encoding SusD/RagB family nutrient-binding outer membrane lipoprotein, with the protein MMKNLKMNLSNKKITTKAALLASAVALTLSSSCTKSFNELNTNPISYTGENFDPNFVLSTAQLAYTGSNDFAYDTWRANLIYASTMMQGLSTVMSYWAGDKYQLTPGYTSAYWERAYDEQVKRVVDLVEFTRDKPQYQNLHHLSRIWKAMVFQRITDLYGDIPYSEAGLGYYQSILYPKYDSQQSIYMDILKEVDEATAALDASQDAISGDMVYQGDIAKWKRFGATLMLRMAMRLTKVDEATARSYAEKAIGNTFSSNNDNAFILHDESGGRVTQNRAAQVFLDGGQEHYYVKWSKTFIDVLQETADPRIAVAVTNLYPATSSGSIPSSASPNAAYITAAASQKGMPNGKDLSGIAGRDISTDPSYSSIADYSAPHPLMISRVAPTFLLTYAEGELLLAEAALRWGIGGSAAEHYANGVRGSITYLSQWGSALTVSDAAAASYLTANPFVQASGLEQISQQYWIHNCTTFNFYEVWSNWRRTGYPELTAINYVNNATQGTIPRRFPYPTAEESTNPEAYRAASASVTGGDLLTGRVWWDPQ; encoded by the coding sequence ATGATGAAGAATTTAAAGATGAACCTATCAAATAAAAAAATAACGACAAAAGCAGCCTTACTGGCATCTGCTGTTGCCCTAACCTTGTCGAGCTCCTGCACCAAGAGCTTCAATGAGCTCAATACTAACCCGATTTCTTACACCGGAGAAAACTTTGACCCCAATTTCGTACTTAGCACAGCCCAACTAGCCTATACCGGGAGCAACGACTTTGCCTACGACACTTGGCGGGCCAACCTGATCTATGCCTCTACCATGATGCAGGGCTTATCCACGGTGATGTCCTACTGGGCAGGCGACAAGTATCAGCTCACGCCGGGCTATACCTCGGCCTACTGGGAACGCGCCTATGACGAGCAAGTGAAACGAGTGGTAGATCTTGTCGAATTTACCCGCGACAAACCGCAATACCAGAACCTACATCACTTATCCCGCATTTGGAAAGCCATGGTGTTTCAACGAATTACAGACCTCTATGGCGATATCCCCTACTCCGAAGCAGGACTGGGATACTACCAAAGTATTCTTTACCCCAAATACGACAGCCAACAGTCCATCTATATGGACATCCTTAAGGAGGTGGATGAAGCTACCGCCGCGTTGGATGCATCGCAAGATGCCATCTCGGGCGACATGGTTTACCAAGGCGATATTGCCAAATGGAAGCGCTTCGGAGCCACGCTAATGCTACGCATGGCCATGCGCCTGACGAAAGTAGACGAGGCTACGGCACGCAGCTATGCCGAAAAAGCCATCGGCAACACATTTAGTTCCAATAATGACAATGCTTTTATCCTACACGATGAAAGTGGCGGACGCGTTACGCAAAATAGGGCTGCCCAAGTATTTTTGGATGGCGGCCAAGAACATTACTACGTGAAGTGGTCTAAAACGTTTATCGATGTGCTTCAGGAGACAGCAGACCCGCGCATAGCAGTGGCCGTCACCAACCTTTATCCGGCCACGTCCAGCGGCAGCATTCCTTCATCGGCCAGTCCCAATGCGGCTTACATTACGGCGGCGGCAAGCCAAAAGGGAATGCCCAACGGCAAGGACCTGAGCGGCATTGCCGGAAGAGACATTTCCACAGATCCAAGCTACAGCAGCATCGCCGACTACTCGGCACCGCATCCGCTGATGATCAGCCGTGTGGCACCGACTTTTTTATTGACCTATGCCGAAGGCGAACTGCTGCTAGCCGAAGCGGCGCTACGCTGGGGAATAGGAGGCTCCGCTGCCGAGCATTACGCCAACGGTGTGCGCGGATCCATCACCTACCTATCCCAATGGGGAAGCGCCCTTACCGTGAGCGATGCCGCCGCCGCAAGCTACCTGACAGCAAACCCTTTTGTGCAAGCAAGTGGCCTAGAGCAGATCTCGCAACAGTATTGGATACATAATTGTACGACCTTCAATTTTTACGAGGTATGGAGCAACTGGCGAAGAACTGGATATCCAGAACTGACGGCAATAAACTATGTCAACAATGCTACCCAAGGTACGATACCACGGCGGTTCCCCTACCCAACAGCCGAGGAATCCACAAATCCGGAAGCCTATCGGGCAGCCTCGGCCTCCGTTACAGGAGGCGACCTGCTGACCGGACGCGTTTGGTGGGATCCACAATAA
- a CDS encoding tetratricopeptide repeat protein, translating into MHAIAQPKQLLFVCFFLITSCVSAQNKRNASSAKTAAGLKVGTELYNSGNYAAAISNFKEITTKYPSDSAYNALAYTYLLSEDYPNALQAANQSISLNDKLAASYNIRGMAHRKQEAFDLAIADFTKAIALAPQETSAYTNRQEAYMNKGAFQLTIDDCSKIIELEPTNQRAYRNRATAYFFIKDMDRAVADASKALDLDATDIQAYRIRAGARFVLDQNYDLALEDFNKIVALDSSEADHYANRAAMFMYKKDFAAAIADYSKAIDLEKENKDAHYAERGKALVFSGDHARAMQDFDQAIALAPSNSEYYRNRGRGHVYMEKYEEAIKDYTQAIALDPSDPLALEYRSEAYQKTGNTDLADEDMQKAQQMSK; encoded by the coding sequence ATGCATGCAATAGCACAACCGAAGCAACTTCTGTTCGTCTGTTTTTTCTTGATAACATCTTGCGTATCGGCGCAAAATAAACGCAACGCCAGCAGTGCAAAAACCGCAGCAGGCCTGAAAGTAGGCACCGAACTATACAATAGTGGCAACTACGCCGCTGCCATTAGCAATTTTAAGGAAATCACGACGAAGTATCCTTCCGATTCGGCATACAATGCACTTGCTTATACCTATTTACTAAGCGAAGACTACCCTAACGCGTTGCAAGCCGCAAATCAATCTATTTCGCTGAATGATAAACTCGCCGCCAGCTATAACATTCGCGGCATGGCACACCGCAAACAGGAAGCCTTTGACTTGGCCATTGCTGACTTTACCAAGGCTATTGCCCTTGCGCCGCAGGAAACCAGCGCCTACACCAACCGCCAAGAGGCCTACATGAACAAGGGTGCCTTTCAGCTTACGATTGATGATTGCAGCAAAATTATCGAACTGGAGCCCACAAACCAACGCGCCTATAGGAATCGTGCAACCGCCTATTTCTTTATAAAAGATATGGACAGAGCCGTCGCGGATGCCAGCAAAGCGCTAGATCTGGATGCAACCGATATACAGGCCTACCGGATTAGGGCTGGTGCACGCTTTGTCCTTGATCAAAACTATGACTTAGCGCTCGAAGATTTTAATAAAATTGTAGCGCTGGATAGCAGCGAGGCCGATCATTATGCCAACCGCGCAGCGATGTTTATGTACAAAAAGGACTTTGCTGCCGCCATTGCCGATTACTCAAAAGCTATTGACCTTGAAAAGGAAAACAAGGATGCCCATTACGCCGAGCGTGGAAAGGCATTGGTCTTCAGCGGCGATCATGCTCGCGCCATGCAAGACTTTGACCAGGCGATCGCACTTGCTCCATCAAATAGCGAGTATTACCGCAATCGGGGAAGAGGACATGTATACATGGAAAAGTATGAAGAGGCTATAAAAGACTATACGCAAGCTATCGCGCTCGATCCAAGCGACCCTTTAGCGCTGGAATACCGAAGCGAAGCCTATCAAAAAACTGGCAATACCGATCTCGCAGATGAAGATATGCAGAAAGCACAGCAGATGAGCAAGTAA
- a CDS encoding RagB/SusD family nutrient uptake outer membrane protein → MKSYLKSKLGAAIVMTGLLFSTSCSGFLDQIPDNVLTAEDIFKSKENIDNYLIQVYANLPNELAQRQSEQFAGPWTAGSDEAKYNWDFNYANNMNRSTWATTDGEVSKYYDNFYKSIRNATDFIANIDGAVETNEITPAYKSRYKAEARALRAIYYFYLVRIYGPVPIVENVLAPDAPLADVLLPRNSMEECINYIVSELDVAYQELPLTPVNQEFGRMTQGMAKAFRQQALMLNASPLFNGNTDLASLTNKDGKQLINQTYDQNKWKLAADAAKAFIDEFVPTTYDLYVQADADPFMQAYNSTRYVMSVDWNKEWIFARPKSMNRSQYDKTPKHIGYTTDVQGAGALGVTQKMVDAYAMANGLPIDNPQSGYEPNGFSDYKAPFDSKARSTFNPWKNREPRFYVGVTYNKSLWLNKGNNTGEVITNMELSGNSGRKQSTSDVSPTGYIVRKNVVANSNDRGSVQLRLALIYLDYVEALNEYAPGNADIVTYLNLIRSRAGVPTYGGGATQLPVPASQAAMRTAIRKERQIEMAFENSRYFDCRRWKTAAAEFAGDVFGMNMFADGNAFYEPTLIETRTFRQRDYFWPIPNGEILKNELMVQNPGW, encoded by the coding sequence ATGAAAAGCTATTTAAAAAGCAAATTAGGGGCAGCAATCGTTATGACGGGCTTGTTATTTTCAACGTCCTGTTCAGGGTTTCTTGATCAGATCCCAGACAACGTGCTTACTGCCGAAGATATATTTAAATCAAAGGAAAACATTGATAATTATCTGATTCAGGTTTATGCGAACCTGCCCAACGAACTTGCCCAACGGCAATCGGAGCAATTCGCTGGTCCTTGGACAGCGGGTTCGGATGAGGCAAAATACAACTGGGACTTCAACTATGCCAACAACATGAACAGAAGTACTTGGGCAACGACCGATGGTGAGGTGTCTAAGTATTATGACAACTTTTACAAGAGTATTCGGAATGCGACGGATTTCATTGCCAACATTGATGGCGCTGTAGAAACGAACGAAATCACACCGGCCTATAAATCTAGGTACAAAGCGGAAGCGCGTGCACTTAGAGCGATATACTATTTTTACTTGGTGCGCATTTATGGCCCAGTTCCAATTGTTGAAAACGTCTTGGCGCCGGATGCTCCTCTTGCGGATGTACTCTTGCCAAGAAACAGCATGGAAGAATGCATCAATTACATTGTTAGTGAGCTCGATGTAGCGTATCAGGAACTTCCACTTACGCCCGTCAATCAGGAATTTGGCCGCATGACGCAGGGTATGGCCAAGGCGTTCCGCCAGCAGGCGTTGATGCTTAACGCCAGCCCACTTTTCAACGGAAATACAGATCTTGCTTCGCTTACCAACAAGGATGGAAAGCAGCTTATCAACCAAACCTACGATCAGAACAAGTGGAAATTGGCAGCGGATGCGGCGAAAGCTTTTATCGACGAATTTGTACCGACAACATACGATCTGTACGTTCAAGCTGATGCGGATCCTTTCATGCAGGCCTATAACTCTACACGCTACGTTATGTCGGTGGACTGGAACAAGGAATGGATATTTGCACGTCCGAAATCGATGAACCGATCGCAATATGACAAAACGCCCAAGCATATCGGATACACCACCGATGTACAGGGAGCCGGAGCCTTGGGCGTCACCCAGAAAATGGTAGATGCATACGCCATGGCAAACGGACTACCTATCGATAATCCACAGTCAGGTTACGAGCCAAATGGTTTTTCAGATTATAAAGCTCCGTTTGACAGCAAGGCACGTTCTACGTTCAATCCATGGAAAAATCGGGAACCTCGCTTTTATGTTGGCGTGACCTACAACAAAAGCCTTTGGCTGAACAAGGGAAACAACACTGGCGAAGTTATTACCAATATGGAGCTTTCCGGAAACTCAGGGCGTAAGCAAAGTACGTCTGACGTATCTCCGACAGGATACATCGTTCGCAAGAATGTCGTGGCAAACTCCAACGATAGGGGGTCGGTACAGCTACGCTTGGCCTTGATCTACCTAGATTACGTCGAAGCGCTCAATGAATATGCACCCGGTAATGCCGATATCGTAACCTACCTGAACTTGATACGTTCCCGGGCAGGGGTGCCAACCTATGGAGGCGGAGCTACGCAACTACCTGTTCCAGCTTCCCAAGCAGCAATGCGCACAGCGATACGTAAAGAACGCCAGATAGAGATGGCATTTGAAAATTCGCGCTACTTCGATTGTCGAAGATGGAAAACGGCTGCCGCAGAGTTTGCTGGTGATGTTTTTGGAATGAATATGTTCGCCGATGGAAACGCATTCTACGAACCCACATTGATAGAGACACGGACATTCCGTCAACGTGATTACTTTTGGCCGATACCAAATGGCGAGATCCTAAAAAATGAGCTGATGGTACAAAATCCAGGATGGTAG
- a CDS encoding SusC/RagA family TonB-linked outer membrane protein, producing MKQKLSLTIFLILVNFWVYAQTRISGSVRSTTQEALIGVTIMQKGTSNGATSDQAGNFVLDVPNSNVTLSFTYAGYATQDVALAGRTNIDVLLQENSTALTEVVVTALGIKKERKALGYSVSEVKGDELTQARETNVMNSLAGKVAGLNVIGGSGGPGSSSNLLIRGVSSIGGTVSPLYVINGIPMENPRGAQPGGQWDNAPDLGDAVGNLNPDDIETISVLKGAAASALYGYRAKAGVIMITTKSGKADGIEFNSNFVGEQIMDLTNWQYVYGQGTNNLKPTNATAAAQVGGSSWGGLLDGSMVPQFDGVERPYSAVKNNLSNFYRTGSNWTNTLTLTKAFTGGSIRLSGSNLDNKSVVPNSKIGRQTFNFAAIFDPIKNLSIDARVNYILENAKNRAMLSDGAGNANYQAMFLPTSLDINNLKPGSNPDGSELAFNSNNTFATNPWFAAEKFINDTRRERLITSFSARYELESGYFVQARGGRDNFTDNYTNVVPTGTAYRPNGSISMTNTEFVDMNADVLIGKTYSWDTDFSFSPVVGGSYRHTKTLATTNSGNDFNVPFVYNILNAANKSVNYTDSRLEVQSVYANAEFSYRDLVYLTGSVRSDWFSTLATPGFDNKLNIVYPSINTSFVFSEIWKPSFLSFGKIRAGYAEVGAATDPYQTLLTYGFLSESVNGTPLGTISNSNIPNSALLPSRASELEIGTEFSLFNNILSVDASWYNKISRDEIIPVSISQTTGYGGAVLNTGSLQNKGVEALITARIFRQPDGFSWTSAFNGAINNNKVLEMAEGTSIMPLGTSRTGYGFIQNLLDMPMLQVMAYDYRYDDNGDIVYLPSGVPERGQLIPMGSAIPKWTLGWNNELSYKRLNVSFLIDGKWGAKIYSGSDYYAYNNGLHKATLENREGNFAPAGSNTVTEASTYYSQLVQNVSKLNVQSADFIKLRQVIIGYTFPKLWNGGIKSLNISAVARNPFILMRKTDNIDPESSYSATVPGIELGGIPMTRTFGINLSAKF from the coding sequence ATGAAACAAAAATTATCACTAACCATCTTCCTTATTTTGGTGAATTTTTGGGTTTATGCACAAACGCGCATCTCCGGAAGCGTACGAAGCACGACCCAAGAAGCCTTGATCGGGGTCACGATTATGCAAAAAGGAACATCGAATGGCGCAACAAGCGACCAAGCGGGAAATTTCGTACTCGACGTTCCAAACAGCAATGTAACTCTCAGCTTTACTTATGCGGGCTATGCCACACAGGATGTTGCGCTCGCAGGAAGAACAAACATCGATGTGCTGCTGCAGGAAAATTCGACAGCCTTGACCGAGGTTGTCGTAACGGCTTTAGGTATCAAAAAAGAACGTAAGGCACTGGGCTACTCGGTAAGCGAAGTCAAGGGCGACGAGCTTACACAAGCGCGGGAAACTAACGTTATGAATTCCCTTGCCGGTAAGGTAGCGGGGCTAAATGTTATCGGTGGATCCGGCGGCCCCGGCTCGTCTAGCAATCTTCTTATCCGCGGCGTATCCAGTATTGGAGGTACCGTATCACCACTATACGTGATAAACGGTATCCCCATGGAAAACCCACGTGGAGCGCAACCGGGCGGTCAATGGGACAATGCGCCCGACCTTGGCGATGCTGTTGGCAATTTAAATCCCGACGATATCGAGACCATTTCGGTGCTTAAAGGCGCAGCAGCCTCCGCATTATATGGCTATCGAGCGAAAGCAGGTGTTATTATGATCACCACCAAAAGTGGCAAAGCCGATGGTATAGAATTTAATTCCAATTTCGTTGGCGAGCAGATTATGGACCTCACCAATTGGCAATATGTATATGGCCAAGGCACAAACAACTTAAAGCCGACCAACGCAACTGCTGCTGCACAAGTAGGAGGATCCAGCTGGGGCGGACTTCTTGATGGCAGCATGGTACCACAGTTTGATGGTGTAGAACGTCCCTACAGCGCCGTAAAGAACAACCTTTCCAACTTCTACCGCACCGGAAGCAACTGGACCAATACGCTCACCTTGACGAAAGCCTTCACCGGCGGCTCCATCCGACTATCGGGAAGCAACCTCGATAATAAAAGCGTCGTCCCCAACTCAAAGATCGGCAGACAGACCTTTAACTTTGCCGCTATTTTCGATCCTATTAAAAACTTAAGCATCGATGCCCGGGTGAACTACATTTTGGAAAATGCAAAGAATAGAGCCATGCTTTCCGATGGCGCAGGTAATGCCAACTACCAAGCCATGTTCTTGCCAACCAGCTTAGACATCAACAACTTGAAACCCGGCAGCAATCCAGATGGCTCCGAATTAGCCTTCAACTCCAACAATACCTTCGCCACAAATCCTTGGTTTGCAGCCGAAAAATTTATCAATGACACACGTAGAGAGCGCTTAATAACCTCTTTTTCTGCACGCTACGAACTGGAATCAGGCTATTTTGTACAGGCAAGGGGAGGTCGGGACAATTTCACCGACAACTACACCAATGTGGTGCCCACAGGAACGGCCTACAGGCCAAATGGATCGATATCAATGACCAACACCGAATTTGTGGATATGAATGCCGACGTACTGATTGGAAAAACGTACAGCTGGGATACGGATTTTAGTTTCTCGCCGGTTGTAGGCGGATCTTACCGGCATACCAAAACCCTAGCCACAACCAATAGCGGCAACGATTTCAACGTGCCTTTCGTATACAATATTTTAAACGCCGCCAACAAGAGTGTCAACTATACGGATAGCCGCCTAGAAGTACAATCGGTATACGCCAACGCGGAATTTTCCTATCGGGATCTCGTTTACCTGACCGGATCAGTGCGGAGCGACTGGTTTTCGACCTTGGCTACACCCGGTTTCGACAACAAACTGAATATCGTCTACCCTAGTATCAATACATCCTTCGTATTTAGTGAGATATGGAAACCATCCTTCCTAAGCTTCGGAAAAATTCGCGCCGGCTATGCAGAGGTAGGTGCCGCTACCGACCCCTACCAAACGCTGTTGACCTATGGCTTTCTCAGCGAATCGGTAAACGGCACCCCACTCGGAACAATCTCCAATTCCAACATTCCTAATTCTGCCTTATTGCCTTCGCGCGCTAGTGAACTGGAAATTGGAACAGAGTTTTCCCTTTTCAACAACATCTTATCGGTCGACGCAAGTTGGTACAACAAGATATCGCGCGACGAGATCATCCCAGTATCCATCTCCCAAACAACAGGCTATGGCGGCGCTGTGTTAAATACAGGCTCCCTACAGAACAAAGGTGTCGAAGCCCTTATTACGGCACGTATCTTCAGACAGCCTGATGGATTCTCTTGGACATCGGCCTTCAACGGAGCCATAAACAATAACAAGGTGTTGGAAATGGCCGAAGGAACAAGCATTATGCCCCTAGGAACCTCCCGTACAGGCTATGGCTTTATTCAAAACCTACTCGACATGCCCATGTTACAGGTTATGGCCTACGACTACCGCTATGATGATAATGGCGATATCGTATACCTTCCCTCCGGCGTGCCCGAAAGAGGACAGCTTATTCCGATGGGTTCTGCCATCCCCAAATGGACGCTAGGCTGGAACAACGAACTGAGTTACAAACGACTAAATGTATCGTTCCTGATTGACGGAAAATGGGGCGCTAAAATCTATTCCGGATCAGACTACTATGCCTACAACAATGGATTGCACAAAGCTACCTTGGAAAACCGCGAGGGTAATTTTGCGCCAGCTGGTAGCAATACCGTCACGGAGGCTTCCACCTACTATTCGCAACTTGTTCAAAATGTATCCAAGCTTAATGTTCAATCTGCTGATTTCATCAAATTGCGCCAGGTTATCATTGGCTACACCTTTCCTAAACTATGGAATGGCGGCATTAAATCACTAAACATTAGCGCCGTAGCGCGCAATCCTTTTATTCTGATGCGCAAAACGGATAATATAGATCCCGAATCAAGCTACTCCGCAACGGTTCCCGGCATCGAGCTGGGCGGTATCCCCATGACGCGAACCTTTGGAATAAACCTAAGTGCTAAATTTTAA
- a CDS encoding fibronectin type III domain-containing protein has product MRRLKARIDYTNLRNEELAVLAGKVSIALADNPHFTTTNTLIESFMELAADYMEKLQVAIRGGSKNDKELKDESRVKLLDAFRELAHLVNSVAQGSAAIISSTALIPGKPSSTLTKPGPIMLVRMGDGTVSGEISVRFQADKVATEYLIEVVRMLGDTESISWEQSYAVRNSRRFIIGNLEPGTRYFARVQGRNALGSGDWSESTSIIAR; this is encoded by the coding sequence ATGAGAAGATTAAAAGCAAGGATTGACTATACCAATCTACGAAATGAAGAATTAGCCGTGTTGGCTGGCAAAGTCAGCATTGCACTGGCCGACAATCCACATTTCACGACGACCAATACGCTAATTGAAAGCTTTATGGAGCTGGCAGCAGATTATATGGAGAAGCTACAGGTGGCGATCCGTGGTGGGAGCAAGAATGATAAAGAGCTGAAAGACGAGAGTAGGGTCAAACTATTGGATGCATTTCGGGAACTGGCGCATTTGGTCAATAGCGTCGCGCAGGGCAGCGCAGCTATTATCAGCAGCACCGCATTAATTCCAGGAAAGCCAAGCAGTACATTGACTAAACCCGGGCCGATCATGCTTGTTCGTATGGGTGATGGGACAGTTAGTGGCGAAATTAGCGTTCGCTTCCAAGCAGATAAAGTTGCAACGGAATATCTGATCGAAGTCGTAAGGATGCTGGGCGATACTGAAAGTATCAGCTGGGAGCAATCGTACGCCGTGCGAAATTCCCGTCGGTTCATTATCGGCAATCTCGAACCAGGCACGCGGTACTTTGCGCGGGTACAAGGCCGAAATGCGCTCGGCAGCGGCGACTGGAGTGAATCTACCTCCATTATTGCGCGTTAG
- a CDS encoding sensor histidine kinase → MDHHSLANKTVDSSMLDILMHAKEATAVYTSRELHVGFINLAMLNLWNKAAIPFNERLMDIAPEFLPFEPLLQQVWDSGQTYVAKETAANIDVGGEYKTYYFDFEYRAVLGANGTTQAIINTATNVTERMSAQLLRDENDRLERDSSKQIARANNDLQRLNRQYHDANDSLTHLNDELILSNDRLDRAEEGLRLALESAELGTWYIDSMTREFTPSVRLMQLFGFPGDGPMSFEDAVGQIPEPHRQAVLDAVEAAILDGSRYDLEYPVLGYSDGVTRWLRAFGKAYGRTDLHPAHFSGVVLDITQQKNDELRKNAFISMVSHELKTPLTSLSAYLQLLQRRAEVSADAFVLDALEKAKLLTARMTGLINGFLDVSRFEEGKIYLSYERFAIDQLIDEVLGRIADINSSHPITFHRQQVPAVFADREKIGQVLDNLIGNAIKYSPKGSPIVIYCTHDDVSIHLRVADKGMGVREEHRDRLFDRYFRVEEPSTKNLSGFGIGLYISAEIVRKHDGEIWVESVYGEGSIFHFTIPIN, encoded by the coding sequence ATGGATCATCATTCCCTTGCCAACAAGACAGTCGATAGCTCAATGTTGGATATACTCATGCATGCCAAGGAGGCAACGGCTGTTTACACCAGCAGGGAGCTTCATGTAGGCTTTATTAACCTGGCTATGCTTAACCTTTGGAACAAGGCCGCTATTCCCTTCAATGAACGACTGATGGATATCGCTCCCGAGTTTCTTCCTTTTGAGCCTTTATTGCAACAGGTTTGGGACAGTGGACAGACCTATGTGGCTAAAGAGACTGCGGCAAATATCGACGTGGGAGGGGAGTACAAGACCTATTATTTCGACTTTGAATACAGGGCGGTCCTCGGTGCCAACGGTACTACCCAAGCTATCATCAATACCGCGACCAATGTTACCGAGCGCATGTCGGCACAGCTGCTGCGCGACGAAAATGATCGTCTCGAACGCGACTCCAGCAAGCAGATAGCGCGTGCCAACAACGACCTGCAACGCTTAAACCGGCAATACCACGATGCAAATGACAGTCTTACCCACCTGAATGACGAGCTCATCCTTTCCAACGATAGGTTGGACAGGGCCGAAGAGGGGCTGCGCTTGGCCTTGGAGTCTGCCGAGCTCGGAACTTGGTATATTGATTCGATGACGCGCGAGTTTACGCCCTCCGTTAGGCTTATGCAGCTGTTTGGCTTTCCTGGCGATGGTCCTATGAGTTTTGAGGATGCCGTCGGCCAGATTCCCGAGCCTCATCGGCAGGCGGTGCTCGATGCGGTGGAAGCGGCCATCCTTGATGGAAGCCGTTATGATCTGGAATATCCAGTGTTGGGCTACAGCGACGGCGTTACCCGTTGGCTTCGTGCATTTGGCAAGGCTTATGGTCGCACGGACCTGCATCCGGCGCACTTCTCCGGCGTGGTGTTGGATATCACGCAGCAGAAAAATGACGAGCTTCGCAAGAATGCTTTTATCAGTATGGTGAGCCATGAACTGAAAACCCCGCTCACCTCGCTGAGCGCCTACTTGCAGCTGTTGCAAAGGAGGGCTGAAGTATCGGCTGATGCCTTTGTGCTGGACGCCTTGGAAAAGGCCAAGCTGCTAACGGCGAGAATGACGGGGCTGATCAATGGCTTTCTCGATGTGTCGCGGTTTGAGGAAGGTAAAATATACCTGAGCTATGAACGCTTTGCTATCGATCAACTTATCGACGAGGTGCTGGGGCGCATTGCGGATATCAACAGCAGCCATCCCATTACTTTTCATCGGCAACAGGTGCCTGCTGTATTTGCTGATCGCGAAAAAATTGGACAGGTTTTAGATAACTTAATTGGTAATGCCATTAAATATTCGCCCAAGGGATCGCCTATAGTTATCTATTGTACCCATGATGATGTGTCTATACACCTGCGTGTAGCCGATAAGGGTATGGGCGTTCGCGAGGAGCATCGGGATCGGCTTTTTGATCGTTATTTTCGTGTGGAAGAACCATCGACAAAAAATCTTTCTGGCTTTGGCATCGGCCTCTATATCAGTGCGGAAATCGTGCGCAAGCACGATGGCGAAATTTGGGTGGAAAGTGTGTATGGTGAGGGGTCGATATTTCATTTTACCATTCCCATTAACTAG